One Clupea harengus chromosome 3, Ch_v2.0.2, whole genome shotgun sequence DNA window includes the following coding sequences:
- the zgc:77752 gene encoding protein tyrosine phosphatase domain-containing protein 1, whose translation MTPSVPVPRPSYSQARESLVRAIPPRIICLLACGGRDCRYEGPASWRQGQQAIKGLFSSWVTEDIVAMARPSTHLIKKYNIIQQFQKLNIKSLINMQLPGEHARCGPGLELSGFTYSPQAFMDNQIYFYNFGMPDFGVSALVGMLDAVKVMAFSVSEGKVAVHCHAGLGRTGVLIACYLVYTLHISASEAVHYVRIKRPRSIQTRAQISLVFDFARMLGSQLLQYPCLTLRHGNPFSLWQYLQRQALLLHGSQARILKHTPKIVHLLCCQLTAIALGDDSPDEVYDELERRAAILALQRTVRDTLVKKKFLPVLREERDARRSSSVSSVSSWDEPFGFLQRKREVLLTKRCYSEGDLSKITLGEDEDFLAHSVMMAENQKENPELLCELLRDMKTPVPPLYALTREQWTQEVERLARYRACTPMLYNGVAAKRPKCKMKKPPTLSKNSSSMELQRNQRNTSQVSIVRVVARAMAQQYPPEDRVLARVAVLQDELNKNVCGWATIAMETDPKVLAHLLWTWLDRLKEPVLSPSDVQMLISTQTDQNPLHVLQKNQRCTISCLLRCICQVTSLCPMQEDSMLNHLIRALTRRPLQEIENSAEFLQIFRNAIRDHLLANALSRSTHTQSGADTLANTHG comes from the exons ATGACCCCCAGCGTCCCCGTGCCGCGCCCGTCCTACTCCCAGGCCAGGGAGAGCCTGGTGAGGGCCATCCCCCCTAGGATCATCTGCCTGCTGGCCTGTGGGGGGAGAGACTGCCGCTACGAGGGACCAGCTAGCTGGAGGCAAGGCCAGCAGGCCATAAAAGGCCTCTTCTCCTCATG GGTGACGGAGGACATTGTTGCCATGGCAAGGCCGTCTACTCACCTCATTAAGAAATACAACATCATACAGCAGTTCCAGAA GCTGAACATCAAATCCCTCATCAACATGCAGTTGCCAGGGGAACACGCTCGCTGTGGGCCGGGCTTGGAGCTGAGTGGGTTCACCTACTCTCCCCAGGCCTTCATGGACAATCAGA TCTACTTCTATAACTTCGGCATGCCTGACTTTGGGGTGTCAGCTCTGGTTGGGATGCTGGATGCGGTGAAAGTTATGGCATTTTCCGTGAGCGAGGGGAAAGTGGCCGTGCACTGCCATGCTGGACTTGGACGGACAG gcgtGCTGATAGCGTGTTACCTGGTGTACACCCTCCACATCAGCGCCAGTGAGGCGGTGCACTACGTGCGCATCAAGCGCCCGCGCTCCATCCAGACCCGTGCTCAGATCAGCCTGGTCTTCGACTTCGCCCGCATGCTGGGCAGCCAGCTGCTGCAGTACCCCTGCCTGACGCTTCGCCACGGCAACCCCTTCAGCCTGTGGCAGTACCTGCAGCGCCAGGCGCTGCTTCTCCACGGCAGCCAAGCCCgcatcctcaaacacacacccaagatTGTGCACCTGCTCTGCTGCCAGCTCACCGCTATTGCCCTGGGTGACGATAGCCCTGATGAG GTCTATGACGAGCTGGAAAGGAGGgcggccattttggctctgcaGCGCACTGTGAGGGACACCCTGGTGAAGAAGAAGTTCCTGCCGgtgctgagggaggagagggacgcGAGGCGCTCATCGTCCGTGTCCTCCGTGTCGTCGTGGGACGAGCCGTTCGGCTTCctgcagaggaagagggaggtgcTGCTCACCAAGCGCTGCTACAGCGAAGGGGACCTCAGCAAGATCACACTCGGTGAG GATGAAGACTTCCTGGCCCACTCCGTCATGATGGCGGAAAATCAGAAGGAGAATCCGGAGCTGCTCTGCGAGCTGCTGCGTGACATGAAGACCCCCGTCCCGCCGCTGTACGCGTTGACCAGGGAGCAGTGGACCCAGGAGGTGGAGAGACTGGCGCGCTACCGTGCCTGCACCCCGATGCTCTACAACGGAGTCGCCGCCAAGAGGCCCAAGTGCAAGATGAAGAAACCCCCCACACTGTCCAAGAACAGCTCCAGCATGGAG CTTCAGAGAAATCAGCGGAACACCAGCCAGGTGTCCATAGTGAGGGTGGTTGCCAGGGCGATGGCACAGCAGTATCCTCCCGAGGACAGAGTGCTCGCTAGAGTCGCCGTCTTACAG GATGAACTGAACAAGAACGTGTGCGGCTGGGCAACCATCGCCATGGAAACTGACCCTAAAGTCCTCGCCCATCTCCTGTGGACCTGGTTGGACCGActcaag GAGCCTGTTCTGAGTCCCAGTGACGTCCAGATGTTGATTTCAACCCAGACAGACCAGAACCCCCTTCATGTCTTACAGAAG AACCAACGCTGCACCATTTCCTGTCTACTGCGCTGTATCTGTCAAGTCACAAGTCTGTGTCCAATGCAAGAGGACAGTATGCTAAATCATCTTATAAGAGCGCTAACCAGG CGCCCTCTGCAGGAGATTGAGAACAGTGCTGAATTTCTGCAGATATTCAGGAACGCGATCAGAGATCATCTCCTGGCCAATGCGCTTTCCcgcagcacacatacacaatccgGCGCAGATACATTGGCCAACACCCACGGATGA